One stretch of Excalfactoria chinensis isolate bCotChi1 chromosome 2, bCotChi1.hap2, whole genome shotgun sequence DNA includes these proteins:
- the PDIA4 gene encoding protein disulfide-isomerase A4, which translates to MRRHGLWLLLLLGMAQLAVLAAQEDGGESVIQEADGDDEEDDDDDDNNSEVKEENGVLVLNDANFDIFTADKDTVLLEFYAPWCGHCKQFAPEYEKIAKTLKENDPPIPVAKIDATAATALASRFDVSGYPTIKILKKGQPVDYDGSRTEDAIVAKVKEISDPNWIPPPEATLVLTQDNFDDVVNDADIILVEFYAPWCGHCKRLAPEYEKAAQELSKRTPPIPLAKIDATTETELAKKFDVTGYPTLKIFRKGKPYDYSGPREKYGIVDYMIEQAGPPSKQIQATKQVQEFLKDGDDVIIIGVFSGETDEAYQLYQEAANSLREDYKFHHTFSNEIAKLLKVSPGKLVVMQPEKFQSKHEPKMHVLDLKHSTDESEIKEHVVKHALPLVGHRKPSNDAKRYAKRPLVVVYYTVDFSFDYRVATQYWRGKVLEVAKDFPEYVFAVSDEEDYSSEIKDLGLLESGEDVNVAILDEGGKKYAMEPEEFDSDVLKQFVVAFKKGKLKPIVKSQPVPKNNKGPVKVVVGKTFDTIVMDPKNDVLIEFYAPWCGHCKKLEPVYNELGKKYKNEKNLVIAKMDATANDVTNDHYKVEGFPTIYFAPRDKKSNPIKFEGGDRDLEHLSKFIEEHATKLSRTKEEL; encoded by the exons AATCGGTTATACAAGAAGCTGATGGTGATGAtgaagaagatgatgatgatgatgacaaTAATTCTgaagttaaagaagaaaatggtgtGTTAGTCTTGAATGATGCAAACTTTGACATCTTTACTGCAGACAAGGACACTGTGCTCCTGGAGTTCTACGCACCATG GTGTGGGCATTGCAAGCAGTTTGCTCCTGAGTATGAAAAGATAGCCAAAACCCTGAAGGAAAATGACCCTCCTATTCCAGTTGCCAAAATTGATGCTACTGCAGCCACTGCACTAGCAAGTCGTTTTGATGTCAGTGGTTACCCAACCATTAAAATCCTGAAAAAAGGCCAGCCTGTTGACTATGATGGTTCTCGAACAGAAGACG CAATTGTAGCCAAAGTCAAGGAGATTTCTGACCCCAATTGGATCCCTCCACCAGAAGCTACTCTGGTCTTGACCCAGGATAATTTTGATGATGTTGTGAATGATGCTGACATAATTCTGGTGGAATTCTATGCTCCGTG GTGCGGACACTGCAAAAGGCTCGCTCCAGAATATGAGAAGGCTGCCCAGGAGCTCAGCAAGCGCACACCCCCCATTCCTCTGGCTAAAATTGATGCCACTACTGAAACTGAGCTTGCAAAGAAGTTTGATGTTACTGGCTATCCAACTCTGAAAATCTTTCGCAAAGGCAAACCTTATGACTACAGTGGTCCACGAGAGAAATACG GTATTGTTGACTACATGATTGAACAGGCTGGTCCTCCATCTAAACAGATTCAGGCTACGAAACAGGTACAGGAATTTCTGAAGGATGGAGATGATGTCATTATCATTGGTGTTTTTAGTGGAGAAACAGATGAAGCTTATCAGCTCTATCAGGAAGCAG CTAACAGTCTAAGAGAAGACTACAAATTCCATCACACCTTCAGTAATGAGATTGCAAAACTATTGAAAGTATCTCCTGGAAAATTGGTTGTCATGCAGCCGGAAAAGTTTCAATCAAAGCATGAGCCCAAGATGCACGTTTTGGATCTTAAA cattctACAGATGAATCGGAGATCAAAGAGCATGTAGTGAAACATGCTTTACCCCTAGTTGGTCATCGCAAGCCTTCCAATGATGCTAAAAGATATGCTAAGCGTCCTCTAGTGGTGGTCTATTATACTGTTGACTTTAGTTTTGACTATCGTGTTG CTACCCAGTACTGGAGAGGCAAAGTCCTAGAAGTAGCCAAGGACTTCCCTGAAtatgtgtttgctgtttctgatgAGGAAGattattcttctgaaataaaagatcTAGGTCTGCTTGAGAGTGGAGAGGATGTAAATGTTGCCATTCTGGATGAAGGTGGCAAGAAATATGCCATGGAGCCAGAAGAGTTTGACTCTGATGTGCTCAAGCAGTTTGTGGTAGCATTCAAAAAAG GAAAACTGAAGCCTATTGTGAAGTCACAGCCAGTGCCAAAAAATAACAAAGGGCCTGTGAAAGTGGTAGTGGGTAAAACTTTTGATACCATAGTAATGGATCCAAAGAATGATGTTCTCATAGAGTTCTATGCCCCATGGTGTGGACACTGCAAGAAACTAGAACCAGTGTATAATGAGCTAGGCAAAAAAtacaagaatgagaaaaatctaGTCATAGCCAAGATGGATGCTACTGCCAACGATGTGACAAATGATCACTACAAAGTGGAAGGATTCCCTACCATCTACTTCGCTCCAAGAGACAAGAAGAGCAATCCTATTAAATTTGAAGGCGGTGATAGAGATTTAGAGCATTTGAGTAAATTTATAGAGGAGCATGCGACAAAACTCTCTAGAACAAAAGAAGAGCTTTAG